TGTATGATCAAGACTAACAACCTCACGTCCAATGAGCAATGTGTTATGACTAGCAATTCCCATCCAAGACTACATAAACTGAAAACAACATATTAGTCATTAGGTTAGGAGAATATCATGAATAAGAATATATAAGCAAACTAATAGGCGTTACCGTTACAAAGTTATAGTTTGTTAGAGTTTAAGGGTGGCCTATAAATAAGAAGGGATGAGAAAGGGTTAGGGAACTACTTTATTATTGAGTTTAAACACTTTAGGAGAGAACATGTCTCTTGGAAGCTTCAGGCCCCAAGGCCCAAAGGGCTACCGCCCATGGCCCCatttcaaaaatctgaaaaCAAGGATAGGAGGGAGCCTCTAAGCTAATACTTAAAAAAGCTCCAAATTAAGCTTGGGGCCTAAAAATTAGAACAAATCGGAGCCCAAGTTTAGAAAAAAGACTCGCCCCCTTTTATTCTCTTTTTTCTTGGAAAAATAAGACCTTTCACCTTTTCCATCCCGTAATAACTCCTTCAATGGCGTTGGAACCAGTTTCAATGGCGCTATTCGTTTGGAATTCCCCTTTCTCAACCTTTCACCTTCTCTTCACTCTTCATCAATGGTGTTGGCAaaggtaagttttttttttatttttttttattttttaattttaaatagatacaattttttttttctcttcagtTCGTCACTCGTTACTCTTCAATTCTTCAATACAATGGCGTCTGGGTTTGAAAATTCAATGTTGTAAGTCCAAAATTGTTTTTAACTGaatctgaaatttttttttggtgttATGTTTCTTGATTTAGTGGTAAAGTATGTAATAGATCCGCCCTGACCCGTTACTAAATCTAGATAGTATGGACACTTCAAGTTTGCCCAATGACCCCCCAAAAGACTATTCACTGATCAAAAAGCTAACTGAACATTACAAAGGTGGCTCTTTATATAGCCTAAATCCCAAAAGACAACCAAAATACAACTATTCTAACTAACAAAACACAAagattaattaatagtgaaatgtCGATAATGCCCTTGGACCCTTTGACCCAATTTATCACATTACCGACCACCTGAAGCTCCACCTTGCCCTCAAGGTGGATAAAAATTAGCTTTGTGTGTCCATTAGGTTGTCCTCAACTATGAGCCATCCTCCTCAAGAATACGACCTTGTTCACTTAATCCTTGTGGTCGAGTTGATAGCTTGTTGCTCCTTACAATTGAAAATGGAGGAAAAGGGATAGGAATCTTTGTTGGTGGGTGGTTACCATCAACATTTACAGGCCAGGCCGGTGCCTTTGTTGGAGCATCTAGTAGTTGTAGAATTTCTTCATCTACCTTCATGACAGTAATTGATAATCCTGCCATGTCAAGAGAAGCCATAAAAGAGCCTGTATACACTTGATCAATGGCTAAATCATGCTCCAACTGCTATCTAGGAATAGCTTTTCCAGTAGCAATCATCAGTTTTATCTTTCCAGGACTCACTAATTCCAACTCTAGTCTTTAGAGGTTTTGTAGAGGTGGATTACAGTGAGTGGATTGAAAAGAAATGGattgaaaattatttaaataggtTGAAAGTTTTTAGAATTCAATGGCTTATGATGTCTTGGGTTAGTCTCCAAATGAAAATAAGGAATACCTCAGATGCCCAGTACTTTTCAAGGGCCATGGCATCATCAATGATGCCACCAATGGGTTCAAAAGTAAATCCTAGCTGAACTTCCTTTACATGCATCTTATCCCACCTCCCTCCTTCAATttcaaaaacattaaagaaatcAGACTCTTTTTCCAACTTCTTCTCCCCGCAGCCAGCAACCCTCCGCTAGTTCTCGGTGAGCCGAACAATTTCTCTGACCTCTTTTATAACCTTCACATTGCTAGCGAGCCAACTAACTTTTCCAATTGTCTCCTTACTCCCCTTTCTCTCTCCTTCAAGCTCAGACTTCCATAGGGGATATGGCGTTAGTTGTCTGTATTTTTCCGTCGGCCAACCACTCTCTGTTTTTGCCGTCGCCACCTCTAGCTGGTGAGCAGTTCCCCATTGATTTCGACCCCTCCTTGTTATTCTTGTGCGACTCTACTCTACTCCCTTTGGTCGCTGCACACTTTCCCATTGTAACTCTCCCTTCTCAGATCCACCACCTTGACCGCCTATCCTCATGTTTTCAGCCGTCAAGATCACCACCTCGTCAGCAAAGACACCCAACAAACTAGGGTTCCATTGCGGAACTAGATTAGGGATCTTTCCTTTATTGAATTTTGTGGACTTGCCTGGATTTAGCTTTTTGATTATCAGAATAGACAAACAACTCCTTTTATTGCGTTTCTTCCAAGGTACGTCTTTACATGCGCTACTCACCATCCTTTTCCACGTGCCTTCACACGCGCCTCCACACGTGCTGTCCCACACGCCTCCACACACGACTCtccattttctttctttgcCTTGTTTACTCTGTAccccctttttcttctttttttcccTGTCTTTTTGTGTTCTAGGTTTccctttcttcattttctttatttcttgatgctcttttgtttttttttgttgaaaccCTGATTTCTTCCACATTCTGACTTTTCCAATTAAGACTTGGCCACTACCGTTGAGGATTTTCACACTTTTATCCTTAGTCTCTTCTTTAGACCACCCTAAATCTTCTTCAATGACGTTTTCTTTACAATAGGGAACAGGTTCTTGGCATTCTTGAAATTTGTTCTTGACATTTTCTTTCGTACTCCTATACTCTTCAATAACTTCCCTTATGCGTTTGTGCAAGGCTATAGTTAACTAGTTGTATTGCTTCTACAACTTCAAATAGTCTGTCTCCCATATTATGCTGTTGTCGGCGAGTTTTTTGTCACTGGAATCGTACCACTCTGATACCATTGTAACAGATCAGCCCCGACCCGTTACCCAAACTATGTATGGACACTTCGAGTCTGCCCAATGACTCCCAAAAGGACTTTTCCTTGTTATTCACTAATCAAAAAGCTAACTAAACATTACAAGGGTGGCTCTATATATAGCCTAAGCCCCAAACAACTAAAATGCAACTACTCTAACTAACAGAACACAAAGactaattaatagtgaaatgtCGATAATTCCCTTGGACCCTTTGACCCAATTCATCACACAGTATTGAagttttagttttagtttttaatatttaatgaaattGGAGATGTAACTTGTCAAAATATTTTGTGcttcaatgaataaattttttttatatctacTATTGTTCTTCAAGGGCCCATTATACTGTTTCGGCTATGGCCTCTAAAATATCAGAGACGGTCCTCAAAGCCTGTATTACACATTTCATGTGTTGACTTTAATATCATTACAATTACTCCATTCTATTTTTTCCAGTTTGTTCTTAACTATGGCCAATTTAGGTCATATCATTCGGTATAGAGCAGTCCATTTCTCGATGACTGAAGACATCTTGAAGGTCGTACGATTGAGAATTTGGAGTTTGATGAGGTCGACGGTTTGATAGTGGAGATTTAGGGTCATTCGGAAGCAAAATACCTCCAAGAAGCAAAATGCCTTGTTAAACCAACAAGTCCTCAACATGACTTTCCTACATTGAAAAGTTCATATTTCCATTAAAGAGTGGAATAACTTTGTCCCTTTACTCTTCTTTCTTCGCAAAATCCAAACTTTTACTCACTTAATAGGCCAAGAATCTCTCTAAGCTTTGAtaccaattaaaataaaacttctATGGATCTCATCAATGgcgaaaaagaagaaaaaaataataagaaaaacagAGTACAACAATGGAGCAagcaaattaattttaagaggCGCCCAAGACGCAAAAGGTCTTTTTACCAGAGGCGCGAGGTGCAAGGCGAAGGTGCGAGGTTTTCATTTGCGAGGCTCACAATTTCACTAAAAGGCTCAAAAgtcaattttaaaacatatttattaGTTAAAACATGAAATTCATATTATTGCAACATACTAGGTAGATGAACACTACTTTTGCATATTAAGTCAAAAGATGATATAGTTCCGAGTTGACCATATTCTCAAGTGCGCTTTTTTAAAACCAAGGCAAGCAAAAACACAAGATATGTTTTATTGGTGTCTTGGACATAGTTACCTGGAACGCAATTTGGTTTAGAACGTGCTACGAGAACGGGAACGCGGGACGTCACCTAAAGTGACTTCGGAATGATGGGAacgctttttataatttataattaattatgagagatagaaaaataatgaataaaatagaaatataagaagattaaataaaataaagaaaagggaaaTAAGAAAAGAATAAGAGAAAAAGCTAATGTACCACATGTGACATGACTGCCAAGTGCCGATTGACGAAATAAAAAGAAGGGGAGTAGGAGTAATATTATACAATAAAGCTGAAAAAGATATGGGCCCGCCCATGACTTTTGACCTACccatattataatttaaaattaatgtacGTTGCGTTCTGCGTTTTGGGTGGTTGTGCTCGATTGGAAAACGGTTCACTATCCCATGTTCCGGATAACTATGGTCTTGGATACTTCCCCTCAATATAGATTTCATTAGTCTGATTAAGACATAATGAAATATCCCTCCCAAAATTTCAACAAACACTATCAAGCTCAAAGTTCCGATATTTAAGGGAAACACTCACACTAATACATGAAAACACACTAGAGCTTTCAAACCCTATTACTCCCTATTGTATTAGCCTCCATACACTTTTAAAATACGTGCCCACCAAGTATTCCACAGAACAGAATATTGCAAAATTGGGCTTGCACTAGGCTGCTCGAATGACCGCACTATGTGTTCGAATGAGCAGCTACTGTCCTTGTGCTTCGTTTAAGGACTCCTTTAGGTTTCCTCTGTCTCGTTCAAGGCATCTTTCATCTGTCCCTTTCTTCACATCATCCAATGATTTAAACCTCGATTGTTCGTCCCTAAATGCACCACACAATGCTACTATTTAGTGTGTATGCCATTGTGTGAGCCTAGGTGATTTGGTTCTTGGCACAACAAAATTCGTTGCAGATAtgtcaaaatttttaaatgttaatatttcTTTTGATTGTTTTTACTTGCATTTTCTATGTTATTTGCCTTTTAAACTCAGATTAGCTTTAAAATATGTGAATcactatttatatttttgggATCCATTCTATTAAAGTTATCCTCTTCTTTGTAGATATGGTGAAATCGTCGATGTTAATTTAGTTAGAGACAAAGCCACTGGAAAATCAAAAGGTTTTGCTTTTATTGCATATGAGGATCAAAGAAGTACTACATTAGCTGTAGGTGagattctcttttctttttgtttgtaatTTCTCTCTAGTTCATGTGACATTGTTTTTGAGTGGTTGAGTGTTGGTATTGTATTTGTTAATTGAACTAGTTCTGTGTCTATGCAGATAATTTGAATGGTGCATCCTTAGGCGGTAGAATCATTAGGGTTGACCATGTTGCCaagtataaaaagaaagaagaggaggatgaagaGACGGAGAGGCAGAAGAGGGAAGAACGAGGCGTTTGTCGTGCGTTCCAGAGAGGCGATTGTAAATATGGTGATTCATGCAAATTTTCTCATGATGAGCAAGTATGATTTTTCTCCCATATATGTTAGTTTGTTCTGCTGGTATTTTTGCTACAATTTGTTAATATACCTTAActgtcatttgtcattgtttGTATTTGTTTCTGCAATTTTACAGAGATGTGATATCTCAAAATTTCATCCATTTTTGAAGAATCGCTACAATACATGGGCTGTTAATATAATCTCTTTTTGATTTCTTACTCTCAGGTGTATAGAACATGTGTTTTCTCTGTTTGTTTAGCCTGGATTAAGTGGAAAATGTAATGTTTATTTTCTTGCTGCTATTCTTTTTGCTAGTTAAAAGGAAGTTATTGAATGGTACTTCTCTGTCCCTTGTAGATTGCCACATTTGACCCAAAAAGCTCAGATATTGGGGTCAACTGGGGCAAACTCTTGGAGAAAAAGGGAGTATCTAGGAAGGTGTAGTGATGAATTTTTCTGCTGTTTATTTGGGAATATGCTTATGCTGTGTTTGGAAATGATggtttcatttgaaaatatagatttgactcaaatttagtgttttgacagattaaaaaaattcaaatttgaatttgaatcaaatCCAATTGTAAAACTGGTTAAAGATGAGAATTTAAGAATGACTTATCAAACCTTgtaattctcaaattcttcattaatgatttcacaattgaaatctacaatttgaaatgaaatgtttGTTCCCAAACACAACCTTAACACTTTGCATGTAAAAAATTTGTGGGATTTTCATTAAAGCTTTATACTAATAAATATAGGTGAAATTTGTAAAGTAAAATCCACTTCCTACATCTTTATTATATCCTTGAGCTTATCACTCCCATTGGTTACCACTAAAAAAACTTGGGAGTTTTGTTCTTGGCAACTTGGAGTTCGGGTTTATGGTTTAGGATTCTTTCAAAGGGCTGCCTGTTTGCATAGTAGTGTGGCACCGTGGCTGCTGGCAAAGAGGTGGTAGGAGATTGAATTGAGGACTGCGCAGACATTTTACCAATTTCTGAAATAGGATATATACTGAATAGGAGATTCCAGAACACTACGGTCCCACATGTAGGTTGATGAGGAGGCTTAATAGTGGCACATTCATTTAAATTAGATTATGATCTAGGTGATCTTTTCCCTCTTATGTGTTCATATTTCATTGCCAATAAGCAATTCCTTTGTTGGGTTCTTACATCCTAACGAACTGCCTCTTGTTTATTGACATTTGTTTGAATTTCTGTATTTTAATAGAGAGCTGCCGATACTGGGTGGGGTCCAGAGCAGGATAGAAGTGCCAAGTGGGCAAATGATAAATTTGACAATTCAATGGACAACAAAAGACAACGTGCAATTCCATCTAGTCATGGTCCAGACCGGAAACAGTATGATGCTTATGGAGGAAGAAGTTCTAGAGGAACGGATAACATTGAAACCGCCCAAAAGCAAAATAAAGATGGTTCTAGTGATCTTCAGGATACCAGACACAAGGGCAAACGATCAGAATATACAGAAGGTCGTGACAGGCGGACAGTTGAAAGAAGTTCATCAAGGTTTGAATCTGAATCAAAATCGAGAGATGGTCCTGACAGGCAGGAAGATAAAAGGTCAAGGAGGACTGATTCACAACCTTTTTTGAGGGAAACTCgagatgaaaaagaaaaagacaagGACAGGAACAGAGACACAGGAAGAAGCAGAGACACAGACACAGACAGAAGCAGGGACAGAGACACAGACAGAAGCAGAGACCGAGACACTGGCAGAAGCAGAGACCGAGACGCTGATAGAAGCAAAGACATAGACAAAGTCAGGGATAGGGATAGGGATAAGCGATCATCCTACACGAGGGATGCCTCTTCTAAACATTATAGAGATGATGAGCACTGTCGAGCCAAACGTGATGAGGACTATAGATCTCGTAGATGATGAAGCGCTTTTAGCTGTGTGGGCTCCTAAAAACCATTAGTTTCTACTCCAGCTTGCCGCTTTACTACCAAGCAAGTTTCCAAAAGGCAAATATCTGCTCAAAACCATACCTGTCCTGTAATGAGAGAAGATCATGTCTGTTAATACTTGATCTACATATTGTACTGTTGATTGATTAGCTTTTTCCCTAACATGTTGGGATAGCAGTCGCATATTCATAGCAACTGACTCTTTAAAATGTTTTCTTCTCTTAGTCCCATCTCTATTCTCAAGTGATTTCCTTTTCATAGAAGTGATTTTAGTCTTCTtatggcccgtttggtaggcggtattaaatggtggtaatgagaatgatttgtagtgtaaaatttcattaaaaggtCCATATCGTTCCCatgataatgaaactttgatcacaaaaagttttttgtttacaaattttcatttataccTAATACCACTTCTTCCAATGGTaatgtattggaatgaatttaatgaagaaaatgagattgcagCTTGACAAACATGGCTGCCAAGGTAGACGAGATTTTTCAACTCAAATTacattagttttttattttcattatcaccGTTTATAACCATCTACCAAACGGGCTGTTAATCCCATCTGAATATTGTGtgctttaaaataattatttatttttgttgtgataatatggaaaatttgaaacaaatataaaaaaattcgaATTATAGTAAAATTTTGAAAGTATTTTCCAAGATAAGCAGTTTTTTTCCCAAACCTAAGGTTTGGAATGTTTGCACTTATTAACAGTGAACAAAGGCAGAGGGTTTAAAAAGGCAAAGAgtctgttcgctgttactaacagcaaataaAGCTAAAACCTAGTCAAATAGGGTCAAAGCtctgttcgttgttagtaacagcgaacaaagcttTGACCTTGTTTGACCAGGTCTACtttgtttattgttattaacagcgaacaggTCCttgacctttttttttttttttgactttgttggttgtttttgttCAAAATAGCCGTTGTAGCTTTGAAATATAGCCGTTGTAGCCTTGAAATATAGCTGTTGAGTGAAGATCTATAAATACATcacccttgttaattcttttcTATCCATCCTATTACTTTTGAAGTTAGGTTGAGGTATGTTCTTgtaaattatgtttattttgatatGTTCATTTATAATCTTTATATTAAGTTATTCATTAATATCAAAtcaatgtttttatttaaatttagtt
The sequence above is drawn from the Amaranthus tricolor cultivar Red isolate AtriRed21 chromosome 5, ASM2621246v1, whole genome shotgun sequence genome and encodes:
- the LOC130814266 gene encoding zinc finger CCCH domain-containing protein 25; the encoded protein is MNPLTLVKRIQSINAKEADLGISDDASWHAKYKDSAYVFVGGIPYDLTEGDLLAVFAQYGEIVDVNLVRDKATGKSKGFAFIAYEDQRSTTLAVDNLNGASLGGRIIRVDHVAKYKKKEEEDEETERQKREERGVCRAFQRGDCKYGDSCKFSHDEQRAADTGWGPEQDRSAKWANDKFDNSMDNKRQRAIPSSHGPDRKQYDAYGGRSSRGTDNIETAQKQNKDGSSDLQDTRHKGKRSEYTEGRDRRTVERSSSRFESESKSRDGPDRQEDKRSRRTDSQPFLRETRDEKEKDKDRNRDTGRSRDTDTDRSRDRDTDRSRDRDTGRSRDRDADRSKDIDKVRDRDRDKRSSYTRDASSKHYRDDEHCRAKRDEDYRSRR